A genomic region of Tamandua tetradactyla isolate mTamTet1 chromosome 2, mTamTet1.pri, whole genome shotgun sequence contains the following coding sequences:
- the LOC143665002 gene encoding olfactory receptor 13D1-like: MKDPEVHTDLQSTYTRLRDSRCVLNRYKGTWTNELSNYSAMTEFFLVGLSQYPELQLSLFVLCLIMYLIILLGNSLLIILTILDSRLHTPMYFFLGNLSFLDICYTSSSIPPMLSIFRSHRKSISFIGCALQMIFSLGLGSTECILLAMMAYDRYMAICNPLRYPIIMNRVLCVHMAVWSWIVGCLNSLVQTVLAMTLPFCGNNVIDHITCEILALLKLICSDITINVLIMSVASIVLLIIPLLLIFISYIFILYSILRINSAEGRKKAFSTCSAHLTVVILFYGSALLMYTKPKSKVTKTSDEIISLSYGVVTPMLNPIIYSLRNKEIKEALKKLFSKRLHLT, encoded by the exons ATGAAAGATCCAGAAGTGCACACTGATTTGCAGAGTACATATACAAGGCTAAGGGATTCCAGGTGTGTGCTCAATAGATACAAGG GTACATGGACAAATGAATTGAGTAATTACTCTGCCATGACCGAATTCTTTCTGGTGGGGCTATCCCAATACCCAGAGCTCCAGCTTTCTCTGTTTGTGCTCTGCCTCATCATGTATCTGATAATCCTCCTGGGAAACAGCCTCCTCATTATCCTTACCATTCTGGATTCCCgcctccacacccccatgtacttcttccttgggAACCTCTCATTCTTGGACATATGCTACACATCCTCATCCATTCCTCCAATGCTCAGCATATTTAGATCTCACAGAAAATCCATCTCTTTCATTGGCTGTGCTCTGCAGATGATTTTCTCCCTTGGCTTGGGCTCCACTGAGTGTATCCTACTGGCAATGATGGCCTATGACCGGTACATGGCTATCTGCAACCCCCTGAGGTACCCCATCATCATGAACAGGGTGCTATGTGTGCACATGGCTGTATGGTCATGGATTGTTGGCTGTCTGAACTCCCTGGTACAAACAGTCCTAGCAATGACATTGCCTTTCTGTGGAAATAATGTCATCGATCACATTACGTGTGAGATCCTGGCTCTTCTTAAACTCATCTGCTCAGATATCACCATCAATGTGCTTATCATGTCAGTGGCAAGTATTGTTTTACTGATTATTCCTCTGCTGTTAATTTTCATCTCCTATATTTTCATCCTCTATTCCATCCTGAGAATTAATTCTgctgagggaagaaagaaagctttTTCTACCTGTTCAGCCCACCTGACAGTGGTCATCTTATTCTATGGTTCAGCTCTTCTTATGTACACAAAGCCCAAATCAAAGGTCACAAAAACATCTGATGAGATCATCAGTCTGTCTTATGGAGTGGTCACCCCAATGTTGAACCCCATCATCTATAGCCTGAGGAATAAGGAGATAAAAGAGGCTCTGAAGAAACTCTTCAGCAAACGCTTGCATCTAACATGA